A part of Amycolatopsis camponoti genomic DNA contains:
- a CDS encoding sensor histidine kinase, translated as MTGLLAAGFALGVTALTLKVADGAHSALDTALSTATGFLFLLAGAVAHVRRPANPIGVLIALAGVAVFLEDLQFTPDPVLYTIAVPLRAASGPVIAHLVLAFPHGRLRSRWERLLVAASYLVVFGLGVLGLLFGDDPRDLLAVSAGHAGHGIADRVLELTATAISLGVIIVLLYRWLTGRLPQRRLLSPVIAIALSGALASGVGTALGDGHPLSEPLLQVYRILFCLWPLAFLAGVLRARVGNAEMIRLLLERDGTGLAALVQDDEVWKDSRSIDALNAAAGLVLDNQRLTAELEQRLAEVRASRARLVAAGDEERRRLERDLHDGAQQRLVSVVLLLRMTGRRYGGALPAEVRALLSGTVDELQTAITELRELARGIRPAILTEAGLVAAVRSLADRIPMEVALTVGTVPRLDAAVEATAYFVASEALTNALKHARTDDVVVRIAVEGAELRVEVRDAGVGGASLEGGTGLAGLRDRVEALGGELHVTSDDGGTTVRAAIPLRT; from the coding sequence ATGACCGGCCTGCTGGCCGCCGGTTTCGCGCTCGGCGTCACCGCGTTGACGCTGAAGGTGGCCGACGGCGCCCACTCCGCGCTCGACACGGCCCTGAGCACCGCCACGGGGTTCCTGTTCCTGCTGGCCGGCGCGGTCGCGCACGTGCGGCGCCCGGCCAACCCGATCGGCGTGCTCATCGCGCTCGCCGGCGTCGCGGTGTTCCTCGAGGACCTGCAGTTCACCCCGGACCCGGTGCTCTACACGATCGCCGTGCCGTTGCGCGCCGCGTCCGGCCCGGTGATCGCGCACCTCGTGCTCGCCTTCCCGCACGGGAGGCTCCGGTCGCGGTGGGAACGGCTGCTCGTCGCCGCGTCCTACCTGGTGGTGTTCGGCCTGGGCGTGCTCGGGCTGCTCTTCGGCGACGACCCGCGCGACCTGCTGGCGGTCTCCGCCGGCCACGCGGGCCACGGCATCGCCGACCGCGTGCTGGAGCTCACCGCCACGGCGATCAGCCTCGGCGTGATCATCGTGCTGCTCTACCGGTGGCTGACCGGCCGCCTGCCGCAGCGGCGGCTGCTGTCGCCGGTGATCGCGATCGCGCTGTCCGGCGCGCTCGCGTCGGGGGTCGGCACGGCGCTCGGAGACGGGCACCCGCTGTCGGAGCCGCTGCTGCAGGTCTACCGGATCCTGTTCTGCCTGTGGCCGCTGGCGTTCCTGGCCGGCGTGCTGCGCGCCCGCGTCGGCAACGCCGAGATGATCCGGCTGCTGCTGGAACGCGACGGCACCGGGTTGGCCGCGCTGGTGCAGGACGACGAGGTGTGGAAGGACAGCCGGTCGATCGACGCGCTGAACGCGGCGGCCGGCCTGGTGCTGGACAACCAGCGGCTGACGGCGGAGCTGGAGCAGCGGCTGGCGGAGGTGCGGGCGTCGCGGGCCCGGCTCGTCGCGGCCGGTGACGAGGAACGCCGCCGCCTGGAACGCGACCTGCACGACGGCGCCCAGCAGCGGCTGGTGAGCGTGGTGCTGCTGCTGCGGATGACCGGCCGGCGGTACGGCGGTGCGCTGCCGGCCGAGGTCCGGGCGCTGCTGTCCGGCACGGTCGACGAGCTGCAGACGGCGATCACCGAGCTGCGGGAGCTGGCCCGCGGGATCCGCCCGGCGATCCTCACCGAAGCGGGCCTGGTCGCGGCGGTGCGCTCGCTCGCCGACCGGATCCCGATGGAGGTCGCCCTGACGGTCGGCACGGTGCCCCGGCTGGACGCGGCCGTCGAGGCCACGGCGTACTTCGTGGCGTCGGAAGCGCTGACGAACGCCCTCAAGCACGCGCGGACCGACGACGTGGTCGTGCGGATCGCGGTCGAGGGCGCCGAGCTGCGCGTCGAAGTCCGCGACGCGGGTGTCGGGGGCGCGTCGCTCGAGGGCGGAACCGGGCTGGCGGGCCTGCGCGACCGCGTCGAGGCCCTGGGCGGCGAGCTGCACGTCACGAGCGACGACGGCGGGACGACGGTCCGGGCGGCCATCCCGCTCCGGACGTGA
- a CDS encoding purine-cytosine permease family protein: MSGLGAEVFGGRMPSGGRDLAIETHGIAPVPEGNRFGRPWRLFSVWFAPNLTMTAVFTGTLAAAYGLGFWTGLAAMLAGTVLGSLPVAYLSTWGPRTGTGQLPLARLPFGGGVVLPGLVQWLGSIAWDALVGLFGGEALAELTGLPFWAAVLIVLVLQCALGVFGYALIHRVQAVMSVLLVLAFAALAVKVLSGHPIATADTASGADLAGSVVLFTTITLSLAISWAPYASDFSRYLPASTSSRSVFWATLLGLVVSYTIGETLGLALGSSLGDQTATGVAALLGGGFLGALALAVIALAAVSSNAMNDYSGSLALQTVGVRLRRPVSAVIVTVLAFALILWMHSGELAAKFQNVLLFVSYWIPPFLGVVIPDWLARTRGGRRVDVLESTSVRPWAALVAFVVGFGAAVPFMNTSLYTGPVASALHGADLAYYVGFVVSLAAYFPLRRRLDLK, encoded by the coding sequence ATGAGCGGCTTGGGTGCGGAGGTCTTCGGCGGGCGCATGCCCAGCGGAGGTCGTGACCTGGCGATCGAGACCCACGGCATCGCGCCGGTGCCCGAGGGCAACCGGTTCGGGCGGCCGTGGCGCCTGTTCAGCGTGTGGTTCGCGCCGAACCTGACCATGACGGCGGTGTTCACCGGCACGCTCGCCGCGGCGTACGGCCTCGGGTTCTGGACGGGCCTGGCCGCGATGCTCGCCGGCACCGTGCTCGGGTCGCTGCCGGTGGCGTACCTGTCCACCTGGGGACCGCGCACCGGCACCGGCCAGCTGCCGCTCGCCCGGCTGCCCTTCGGCGGCGGCGTCGTGCTGCCGGGGCTCGTCCAGTGGCTCGGCTCGATCGCCTGGGACGCGCTGGTCGGCCTGTTCGGCGGTGAGGCGCTGGCCGAGCTGACCGGGCTGCCGTTCTGGGCGGCGGTGCTGATCGTGCTGGTGCTGCAGTGCGCGCTCGGCGTGTTCGGCTACGCCCTGATCCACCGCGTGCAGGCGGTGATGAGCGTGCTGCTGGTGCTCGCGTTCGCGGCGCTCGCCGTGAAGGTCCTTTCCGGACACCCGATCGCGACCGCCGACACGGCCTCGGGCGCCGACCTGGCGGGAAGTGTCGTGCTGTTCACGACGATCACGCTGTCACTGGCGATCTCGTGGGCGCCCTACGCGTCGGACTTCAGCCGCTACCTGCCCGCTTCGACGTCCTCGCGAAGCGTCTTCTGGGCGACGCTGCTCGGTCTCGTCGTTTCGTACACGATCGGCGAAACCCTGGGGCTCGCGCTGGGGTCGTCGCTCGGCGACCAGACGGCCACCGGCGTCGCCGCACTCCTCGGCGGCGGCTTCCTGGGCGCGCTGGCGCTGGCGGTGATCGCGCTCGCGGCGGTGTCGTCGAACGCGATGAACGACTACAGCGGCTCGCTGGCCCTGCAGACCGTCGGCGTCCGGCTGCGGCGCCCGGTGTCGGCGGTGATCGTCACGGTGCTCGCGTTCGCGCTGATCCTCTGGATGCACAGCGGCGAGCTGGCGGCCAAGTTCCAGAACGTGCTGCTGTTCGTCAGCTACTGGATCCCGCCGTTCCTCGGCGTCGTCATCCCGGACTGGCTCGCGCGGACCCGCGGCGGGCGGCGCGTGGACGTGCTGGAGTCGACGTCCGTGCGTCCCTGGGCCGCGCTCGTGGCGTTCGTCGTGGGGTTCGGCGCGGCGGTGCCGTTCATGAACACGTCCCTCTACACCGGACCGGTCGCCTCGGCGCTGCACGGCGCCGATCTCGCGTACTACGTCGGGTTCGTCGTTTCGCTGGCAGCGTACTTCCCGCTGCGGCGCCGCCTTGACCTCAAGTAA
- a CDS encoding SDR family NAD(P)-dependent oxidoreductase: MPTALVTGASAGLGRALAAALVSRKWTVIGDGRDAAALGSAARETGFTAVPGDVTDPAHRAALADACPSLDLLVNNASSLGVSPLPPLGSYPLAELENVYRVNVFAPLALTQLLLPALTRARGTVIDISSDAAVEAYEGWGGYGSAKAALDQVTAVLGAENPDLAVYAVDPGDLRTAMHQRAFPGEDISDRPLPSSAVPAFLRLLEERPPSGRYRAADLLVSA; encoded by the coding sequence ATGCCAACCGCACTCGTCACCGGTGCATCCGCGGGCCTGGGCCGTGCCCTCGCCGCCGCACTGGTGAGTCGCAAGTGGACAGTCATCGGCGACGGCCGGGACGCGGCCGCTCTGGGTTCCGCCGCCCGCGAGACCGGCTTCACGGCCGTTCCCGGCGACGTCACCGACCCGGCCCACCGCGCCGCGCTCGCCGACGCCTGTCCATCTCTGGACCTGCTCGTCAACAACGCCAGTTCCCTGGGCGTCAGCCCGTTGCCGCCGTTGGGGAGCTATCCCTTGGCGGAGCTGGAAAACGTCTACCGCGTGAACGTGTTCGCGCCGCTCGCCCTGACGCAGCTGCTGCTGCCCGCGCTGACGCGCGCCCGGGGCACCGTCATCGACATCAGCTCGGACGCCGCCGTCGAAGCGTACGAAGGCTGGGGCGGCTACGGCTCGGCGAAGGCCGCGCTCGACCAGGTCACCGCCGTGCTCGGCGCGGAGAACCCGGACCTGGCGGTGTACGCGGTCGACCCGGGCGACCTGCGCACGGCGATGCACCAGCGCGCGTTCCCGGGCGAGGACATCTCGGACCGGCCGCTGCCGTCGTCCGCGGTCCCGGCGTTCCTGCGGTTGCTGGAGGAGCGTCCGCCGAGCGGCCGCTACCGGGCGGCGGACCTGCTGGTGAGCGCATGA
- a CDS encoding S-adenosylmethionine:tRNA ribosyltransferase-isomerase: protein MNIRFDLPDGLSASAPPEARGLARDEVRLLVASPAGVHHTVFSSLGSHLRPGDLLVVNTSGTLPAAVDAVRAGRPVVVHFSTSLDDGSWVIELRAPGGPLLDGRAGERLELPGGASLTLLAPASPGVARLWRAAVAVEGSVPGFLSAAGRPIRYGYVPRAWPLPDYQTVFAREPGSAEMPSAARPFSESLVVRLVTDGVLFAPLVLHTGVSSPEAGEPPQAERFRVPPTTAALVSWVRSQGGRVIAVGTTAARALESAAEGTSEGWTDLVLGPERPARVVDGIVTGLHAPEASHLLLLEAVAGRGLVQRAYDAAVERRYLWHEFGDVSLLLRR, encoded by the coding sequence ATGAACATCCGGTTCGACCTGCCGGACGGGCTGTCGGCGTCGGCGCCTCCCGAGGCGCGTGGCTTGGCGCGGGACGAGGTCCGCCTGCTGGTCGCGTCGCCCGCGGGCGTCCACCACACGGTGTTCTCGTCCCTGGGTTCGCACCTTCGCCCCGGGGACCTGCTGGTGGTCAACACGTCGGGAACGCTGCCGGCGGCGGTCGACGCCGTCCGCGCGGGCCGGCCGGTCGTGGTCCACTTCTCGACCTCACTCGACGACGGTTCGTGGGTCATCGAGCTGCGCGCGCCCGGCGGCCCCCTGCTCGACGGCCGGGCGGGGGAGCGCCTCGAGCTGCCCGGGGGCGCGTCACTGACGTTGCTGGCCCCGGCTTCGCCGGGTGTCGCGCGGTTGTGGCGGGCCGCGGTGGCGGTGGAGGGTTCGGTGCCGGGGTTCTTGTCGGCGGCGGGCCGCCCGATCCGCTACGGGTACGTGCCGCGGGCGTGGCCGTTGCCGGACTACCAGACGGTGTTCGCCCGCGAGCCGGGAAGCGCGGAGATGCCCTCGGCGGCGCGGCCGTTCTCGGAGTCCCTGGTGGTGCGTTTGGTGACCGACGGTGTGCTGTTCGCGCCGCTGGTGCTGCACACGGGAGTGTCGTCGCCGGAGGCGGGCGAGCCACCGCAGGCGGAGCGGTTCCGGGTGCCCCCGACAACGGCGGCGCTGGTGTCGTGGGTGCGATCCCAGGGGGGCCGGGTGATCGCGGTGGGCACCACGGCGGCGCGAGCACTGGAGTCGGCCGCCGAGGGGACTTCGGAGGGGTGGACGGATTTGGTCCTGGGCCCCGAACGTCCGGCGCGGGTGGTGGACGGGATCGTCACGGGCTTGCACGCACCGGAGGCGTCCCACCTGCTGTTGCTGGAGGCGGTGGCCGGGAGGGGCCTGGTCCAGCGAGCGTACGACGCGGCGGTGGAGCGCCGGTACCTGTGGCACGAGTTCGGCGACGTTTCCCTGCTGCTGCGCCGGTGA
- a CDS encoding ABC transporter substrate-binding protein: protein MRTHHRTRFLASALAALTAVGVLAGCSRAAENTAAPAANAGAAGEVRLGYFPNVTHAPALIGVKKDFFKQELGSTKLTTQTFNAGPDEVNALLGNSLDIAFIGSGPAINAFTKSKGTIQLISGAVSGGAQLVVKPDITGVDQLKGKTIATPQLANTQDVALKKFLAGKQLTDQVKITNLDNSKTLDAFKKGELDGGWLPEPWASRLVLDAGAKVLVDEKDLWPGGRFPTTVVIVRSEFLQQHPDTVKAVLKGQLAAIDWAKANPADAKTVVNSALKELAGSSLSQGVIDRAFSGIELTTDPIPAEFPQLAQDSVTAGVVKSAVALKGFADFGPLNDVLKEKNQPSVNAPELAK from the coding sequence GTGCGCACCCACCACAGAACCCGCTTCCTGGCCTCGGCGCTGGCCGCCCTGACCGCCGTGGGCGTGCTCGCGGGCTGTTCCCGCGCCGCGGAGAACACCGCCGCCCCGGCCGCGAACGCCGGTGCCGCCGGCGAGGTGCGGCTCGGGTACTTCCCGAACGTCACGCACGCGCCCGCGCTGATCGGCGTCAAGAAGGACTTCTTCAAGCAAGAGCTGGGCTCGACCAAGCTCACCACCCAGACCTTCAACGCCGGCCCCGACGAGGTCAACGCGCTGCTGGGCAACTCGCTCGACATCGCCTTCATCGGCTCGGGCCCGGCGATCAACGCCTTCACCAAGTCCAAGGGCACGATCCAGCTGATCTCGGGCGCCGTCTCCGGCGGTGCGCAGCTGGTCGTCAAGCCGGACATCACCGGCGTCGACCAGCTCAAGGGCAAGACGATCGCCACGCCGCAGCTGGCCAACACCCAGGACGTCGCCCTGAAGAAGTTCCTGGCCGGCAAGCAGCTGACCGACCAGGTCAAGATCACCAACCTGGACAACTCCAAGACGCTCGACGCCTTCAAGAAGGGCGAGCTCGACGGCGGCTGGCTGCCCGAGCCGTGGGCGTCCCGGCTGGTCCTCGACGCCGGCGCGAAGGTCCTGGTCGACGAGAAGGACCTGTGGCCCGGCGGCCGCTTCCCGACCACTGTCGTCATCGTGCGCAGCGAGTTCCTGCAGCAGCACCCGGACACCGTCAAGGCGGTGCTCAAGGGCCAGCTCGCCGCGATCGACTGGGCTAAGGCCAACCCGGCGGACGCCAAGACCGTCGTCAACAGCGCGCTCAAGGAGCTCGCCGGCAGCAGCCTTAGCCAGGGCGTAATCGACCGCGCGTTCTCCGGCATCGAGCTGACCACCGACCCGATCCCGGCCGAGTTCCCGCAGCTCGCGCAGGACTCGGTGACGGCGGGGGTGGTCAAGTCGGCGGTCGCGCTGAAAGGCTTCGCCGACTTCGGCCCGCTCAACGACGTCCTCAAGGAGAAGAACCAGCCGTCCGTGAACGCGCCCGAACTCGCCAAGTGA
- a CDS encoding ABC transporter ATP-binding protein, with the protein MTTTLPTGRSSFTGATAVRLDGVRKTFGPAGRAVVALDGVDLTVAPGEFVCLLGASGCGKSTLLNLVAGLDAPSAGEITLNTSRPAVMFQEAALMPWLTAARNVELPLRLAGFGRAERREKAAELLELVRLNGAGGKRPHELSGGMRQRVALARALAATLRVGGDPEQALLLMDEPFAALDAITRDVLQGELLRVYRSTGTSVLFVTHDVREAVRLGQRVVLLSSRPGKVVREWTDVPLADAEELTDEITGHLREVISTHAAA; encoded by the coding sequence ATGACCACGACCCTCCCGACCGGCCGGAGCAGCTTCACCGGCGCGACCGCGGTCCGGCTCGACGGCGTCCGCAAGACGTTCGGCCCGGCCGGCCGGGCGGTCGTCGCACTCGACGGCGTGGACCTCACGGTCGCGCCCGGCGAGTTCGTCTGCCTGCTCGGCGCGTCCGGGTGCGGCAAGAGCACGCTGCTGAACCTGGTCGCCGGGCTGGACGCGCCGTCGGCGGGGGAGATCACGCTGAACACCTCGCGGCCCGCGGTCATGTTCCAGGAGGCCGCGCTGATGCCGTGGCTGACCGCCGCCCGCAACGTCGAGCTGCCGCTGCGGCTGGCCGGCTTCGGGCGCGCCGAGCGCCGCGAAAAGGCCGCCGAGCTGCTGGAGCTCGTCCGGCTGAACGGCGCGGGCGGCAAGCGGCCGCACGAGCTGTCCGGCGGGATGCGGCAGCGGGTCGCGCTGGCGCGCGCGCTGGCCGCGACCCTGCGCGTCGGCGGCGACCCGGAGCAGGCGCTGCTGCTGATGGACGAGCCGTTCGCCGCGCTCGACGCCATCACCCGTGACGTCCTGCAGGGCGAGCTGCTGCGCGTCTACCGCAGCACCGGCACGTCGGTGCTGTTCGTGACCCACGACGTGCGCGAAGCCGTCCGGCTCGGGCAGCGCGTCGTGCTGCTGTCGTCGCGGCCGGGCAAGGTCGTCCGGGAGTGGACGGACGTCCCGCTGGCCGACGCCGAGGAGCTCACCGATGAGATCACCGGGCACCTGCGAGAGGTGATCAGTACCCATGCCGCAGCTTGA